From Anopheles funestus chromosome 3RL, idAnoFuneDA-416_04, whole genome shotgun sequence, a single genomic window includes:
- the LOC125769182 gene encoding tyrosine-protein phosphatase non-receptor type 61F isoform X2 has product MSTNSTTTNAGNDVNSGGGGGGGGGGLGGGGGGSGSSGSSIEVEYNEIVSRRGWPMVFQDIRERSDIQARAKKFSTDESKKLDNRRLNRYRDVLPYDHSRVALKRGDGDYINANLVKMERAGRKYILCQGPLPLTVGHFWVMVWEHDSRAILMLNKLIEQTTVKCHQYWPAKIGEQHRLELTDVQLSVVHLKCVEYKNFCKRTFRLTDLETGKSREVIQFHYTTWPDFGIPSSPVAFLQFLKEVRDSGALDRDVGPPIIHCSAGIGRSGTFCLVDCCLVLVDKEGEDRVSVQDVLLELRQYRMGLIQTPDQLYFSYQAIIEGMKRMNNSSFEEFEELSVVSSSSQQNSDQEDNEDTPPPLPPPRTHSLTAKPLPVIPTSESVHEDFLLGSSNGGDRDKVNNLVNLEKSKQFEMSDENHHHHHHNNHHHKRNDSNNHNNHHHHSYSNRPLPPIVRDSALYKVNEHDSDGGGGNGDGSSGSDASDSNAMSSEDELIEENDSDIGEEDYDEEELEEKNRGAIGRDVPSDNSDNIKSSLLDESSSTTTATTTTTSTTSSSGGTSTGISTSTSVSTTSSTTASAIGSNNSTLESKRGDSKSNDQVFNANSSLPPLPNGALDDGEDAISSPERELSPSAELRRRKRIERQSAMEEKIREIKRKRKEVESKGSPKKRRKQKETEK; this is encoded by the exons ATGAGTACCAACAGCACAACGACCAACGCTGGGAATGATGTTAACAGCgggggcggtggtggtggtggcggcggcggcctaggaggaggaggaggtggcAGTGGAAGCAGCGGGAGCAGCATAGAAGTTGAATACAACGAAATCGTATCCCGGCGAGGTTGGCCGATGGTATTCCAG GATATTCGCGAGAGAAGCGATATTCAGGCGCGGgcgaaaaagttttccaccgacgaatcgaaaaagttagacaACCGGCGACTGAATCGATATCGGGATGTACTACCGTACGATCACTCCCGAGTAGCCCTGAAACGTGGCGACGGTGACTACATCAATGCGAACCTGGTGAAG ATGGAACGAGCTGGTCGGAAGTACATTCTTTGCCAGGGACCGCTTCCACTTACGGTAGGCCACTTTTGGGTGATGGTGTGGGAACATGATTCACGCGCCATTCTAATGTTAAATAAGTTGATCGAACAAACGACCGTCAAATGTCACCAGTACTGGCCAGCAAAGATTGGCGAGCAGCACCGGCTCGAGCTGACCGATGTTCAGCTTTCGGTAGTACATCTGAAGTGTGTGGAGTATAAAAACTTCTGCAAAAGAACTTTCAG ACTGACGGACCTGGAGACAGGCAAAAGCCGCGAAGTGATACAATTTCACTACACGACTTGGCCGGATTTTGGTATCCCCAGCTCTCCGGTagcatttttgcaatttttgaaGGAAGTACGCGACTCCGGAGCGCTTGATCGTGACGTTGGCCCACCGATAATTCACTGCAGCGCCGGTATCGGTCGTTCCGgaacgttttgtttggtggatTGCTGTCTCGTGCTG GTTGATAAGGAGGGAGAGGATCGGGTTTCTGTTCAGGATGTGCTGCTAGAGTTGCGACAGTATCGAATGGGTCTAATTCAAACCCCGGATCAGCTGTACTTCTCGTACCAGGCCATCATCGAAGGAATGAAGCGTATGAACAACTCC TCGTTCGAGGAGTTTGAAGAGCTGTCCGTTGTGTCCTCATCCAGTCAGCAGAACAGTGACCAGGAAGATAACGAGGATACGCCACCACCTTTACCGCCCCCTCGTACACATTCGCTCACGGCCAAGCCATTACCGGTCATTCCAACCAGCGAGAGCGTGCACGAGGATTTCCTTCTCGGTAGCAGTAATGGTGGAGACCGCGATAAGGTGAACAATCTAGTAAATCTGGAAAAGAGCAAGCAATTTGAGATGAGTGACGaaaaccatcaccaccatcatcacaacaatcatcatcataagcGAAATGACAGCAACAACCACAataaccatcatcaccattcgTACAGTAATCGGCCATTGCCGCCAATAGTGCGGGATAGCGCACTGTACAAAGTGAATGAACATGATAGTGATGGCGGTGGTGGAAACGGGGATGGTAGCAGTGGCAGTGACGCCAGCGATTCCAACGCGATGAGCAGCGAAGATGAACTGATCGAGGAGAATGATAGCGATATTGGTGAAGAAGATTACGATGAAGAAGAGCTGGAGGAGAAGAACCGCGGCGCCATAGGCCGAGACGTTCCGTCCGATAACAGTGATAACATTAAAAGCTCTTTGCTGGAtgaaagcagcagcacgacaacagcgacaacaacgacgaccAGCACCACCTCCAGTAGTGGTGGTACATCGACGGGCATATCCACCTCGACGTCGGTATCTACCACGTCGTCCACCACGGCTAGTGCGATTGGATCGAACAATTCCACGTTAGAGTCGAAACGAGGCGACTCAAAATCAAACGATCAAGTGTTTAACGCTAACTCGAGCCTACCACCGCTACCGAATGGGGCACTGGATGATGGCGAGGACGCGATCTCCAGCCCGGAGCGCGAatt ATCACCGAGCGCCGAACTGCGACGTCGGAAGCGTATCGAGCGTCAATCAGCCATGGAGGAGAAAATACGCGAGATCAAACGCAAGCGGAAAGAGGTGGAAAGCAAGGGATCACCGAAAAAGCGCAG gaaacaaaaagaaacagagaaaTGA
- the LOC125769200 gene encoding biogenesis of lysosome-related organelles complex 1 subunit 2, with protein MEDEYGVTDSPRKGPTLSTSTSSFEPFDAHDPNLSRLATKMFQKTGEYITHELVSTVDDYKLIENMNRAMMRKVTDMRQMSQSIAAKNTELNQKYEELKPLLQRIDDIETTVDKLEAAAYQLDSYSIRLENKFKSLKTKQ; from the exons ATGGAGGACGAGTACGGTGTAACAGATTCACCCCGGAAAGGGCCCACCCTCTCAACGTCAACCTCTAGCTTCGAACCGTTCGACGCCCACGATCCGAATCTTTCGCGATTAGCAACGAAAATGTTCCAGAAGACAGGGGAATACATTACGCACGAACTAGTTTCCACGGTGGATGATTACAAGCTAATCGAAAACATGAATCGCGCAATGATGAGGAAGGTTACGGATATGCGACAAATGTCGCAGTCGATTGCAGCGAAAAACACAGAACTGAATCAAAAGTATGAGGAACTG AAACCGCTGTTGCAAAGGATCGACGACATTGAAACAACGGTGGACAAGCTTGAAGCAGCTGCCTATCAACTGGATTCGTACTCTATTCGTTTAGAGAACAAATTCAAGTCACTAAAgacaaaacagtaa
- the LOC125769202 gene encoding immediate early response 3-interacting protein 1: MFTLWSLVEASLLFLNAVCVLSEERFLSKYGWGMSAQVQGFGEPTSTKAQILLLVRSIRTVAKIPLIFLNIIAIMFKLILG, translated from the exons ATGTTCACCTTGTGGTCATTGGTAGAAGCTTCATTACTTTTCCTGAACGCTGTATGTGTTTTAAGCGAGGAGAGATTCCTGTCCAAAT ATGGATGGGGTATGTCAGCGCAAGTGCAAGGATTCGGAGAACCCACGTCAACCAAAGCACAGATATTGTTGCTCGTCCGGTCCATACGAACCGTAGCCAAAA TTCCTTTAATATTCCTTAACATAATAgcaataatgtttaaattaattcttgGCTGA
- the LOC125769182 gene encoding tyrosine-protein phosphatase non-receptor type 61F isoform X1: MSTNSTTTNAGNDVNSGGGGGGGGGGLGGGGGGSGSSGSSIEVEYNEIVSRRGWPMVFQDIRERSDIQARAKKFSTDESKKLDNRRLNRYRDVLPYDHSRVALKRGDGDYINANLVKMERAGRKYILCQGPLPLTVGHFWVMVWEHDSRAILMLNKLIEQTTVKCHQYWPAKIGEQHRLELTDVQLSVVHLKCVEYKNFCKRTFRLTDLETGKSREVIQFHYTTWPDFGIPSSPVAFLQFLKEVRDSGALDRDVGPPIIHCSAGIGRSGTFCLVDCCLVLVDKEGEDRVSVQDVLLELRQYRMGLIQTPDQLYFSYQAIIEGMKRMNNSSFEEFEELSVVSSSSQQNSDQEDNEDTPPPLPPPRTHSLTAKPLPVIPTSESVHEDFLLGSSNGGDRDKVNNLVNLEKSKQFEMSDENHHHHHHNNHHHKRNDSNNHNNHHHHSYSNRPLPPIVRDSALYKVNEHDSDGGGGNGDGSSGSDASDSNAMSSEDELIEENDSDIGEEDYDEEELEEKNRGAIGRDVPSDNSDNIKSSLLDESSSTTTATTTTTSTTSSSGGTSTGISTSTSVSTTSSTTASAIGSNNSTLESKRGDSKSNDQVFNANSSLPPLPNGALDDGEDAISSPERELSPSAELRRRKRIERQSAMEEKIREIKRKRKEVESKGSPKKRRLLLFSIAAGVCFSVLCVYLYTKQM, from the exons ATGAGTACCAACAGCACAACGACCAACGCTGGGAATGATGTTAACAGCgggggcggtggtggtggtggcggcggcggcctaggaggaggaggaggtggcAGTGGAAGCAGCGGGAGCAGCATAGAAGTTGAATACAACGAAATCGTATCCCGGCGAGGTTGGCCGATGGTATTCCAG GATATTCGCGAGAGAAGCGATATTCAGGCGCGGgcgaaaaagttttccaccgacgaatcgaaaaagttagacaACCGGCGACTGAATCGATATCGGGATGTACTACCGTACGATCACTCCCGAGTAGCCCTGAAACGTGGCGACGGTGACTACATCAATGCGAACCTGGTGAAG ATGGAACGAGCTGGTCGGAAGTACATTCTTTGCCAGGGACCGCTTCCACTTACGGTAGGCCACTTTTGGGTGATGGTGTGGGAACATGATTCACGCGCCATTCTAATGTTAAATAAGTTGATCGAACAAACGACCGTCAAATGTCACCAGTACTGGCCAGCAAAGATTGGCGAGCAGCACCGGCTCGAGCTGACCGATGTTCAGCTTTCGGTAGTACATCTGAAGTGTGTGGAGTATAAAAACTTCTGCAAAAGAACTTTCAG ACTGACGGACCTGGAGACAGGCAAAAGCCGCGAAGTGATACAATTTCACTACACGACTTGGCCGGATTTTGGTATCCCCAGCTCTCCGGTagcatttttgcaatttttgaaGGAAGTACGCGACTCCGGAGCGCTTGATCGTGACGTTGGCCCACCGATAATTCACTGCAGCGCCGGTATCGGTCGTTCCGgaacgttttgtttggtggatTGCTGTCTCGTGCTG GTTGATAAGGAGGGAGAGGATCGGGTTTCTGTTCAGGATGTGCTGCTAGAGTTGCGACAGTATCGAATGGGTCTAATTCAAACCCCGGATCAGCTGTACTTCTCGTACCAGGCCATCATCGAAGGAATGAAGCGTATGAACAACTCC TCGTTCGAGGAGTTTGAAGAGCTGTCCGTTGTGTCCTCATCCAGTCAGCAGAACAGTGACCAGGAAGATAACGAGGATACGCCACCACCTTTACCGCCCCCTCGTACACATTCGCTCACGGCCAAGCCATTACCGGTCATTCCAACCAGCGAGAGCGTGCACGAGGATTTCCTTCTCGGTAGCAGTAATGGTGGAGACCGCGATAAGGTGAACAATCTAGTAAATCTGGAAAAGAGCAAGCAATTTGAGATGAGTGACGaaaaccatcaccaccatcatcacaacaatcatcatcataagcGAAATGACAGCAACAACCACAataaccatcatcaccattcgTACAGTAATCGGCCATTGCCGCCAATAGTGCGGGATAGCGCACTGTACAAAGTGAATGAACATGATAGTGATGGCGGTGGTGGAAACGGGGATGGTAGCAGTGGCAGTGACGCCAGCGATTCCAACGCGATGAGCAGCGAAGATGAACTGATCGAGGAGAATGATAGCGATATTGGTGAAGAAGATTACGATGAAGAAGAGCTGGAGGAGAAGAACCGCGGCGCCATAGGCCGAGACGTTCCGTCCGATAACAGTGATAACATTAAAAGCTCTTTGCTGGAtgaaagcagcagcacgacaacagcgacaacaacgacgaccAGCACCACCTCCAGTAGTGGTGGTACATCGACGGGCATATCCACCTCGACGTCGGTATCTACCACGTCGTCCACCACGGCTAGTGCGATTGGATCGAACAATTCCACGTTAGAGTCGAAACGAGGCGACTCAAAATCAAACGATCAAGTGTTTAACGCTAACTCGAGCCTACCACCGCTACCGAATGGGGCACTGGATGATGGCGAGGACGCGATCTCCAGCCCGGAGCGCGAatt ATCACCGAGCGCCGAACTGCGACGTCGGAAGCGTATCGAGCGTCAATCAGCCATGGAGGAGAAAATACGCGAGATCAAACGCAAGCGGAAAGAGGTGGAAAGCAAGGGATCACCGAAAAAGCGCAGGTTATTACTGTTTTCCATTGCAGCCGGTGTTTGTTTCAGCGTTCTGTGCGTATATCTTTACACCAAACAAATGTAA